The sequence GCTCACGTGGGCGTCGTCTTCGGGATCCTTGCGTTCGTCGTCTTCCTGTACCTGGTCCTGCTGTTCGCGCGGCTCGTCATCGGGTGGATCGGCGTCTTCGCCCGGGACTGGCGCCCGAGCGGGCCGCTGGTCGTGGCGCTCGAGGTCGTCTACTCCGCCACCGACCCGCCCCTCAACGCGCTGCGCCGGGTCATCCCGCCGCTCACCATCGGGTCGATCCGGCTGGACCTCGGTTTCATGATCCTCTTCTTCGTCACCATCATCCTGTACAACCTGCTCACCGGCCTGTCCCGCAGCGTCTGAGCGCCTGGTCGCCCGGGTGGCCGGGCGGCTCCGGTCCGCTACCGTGACCGAGGTTTCGGCCCCCCTGCCCCTACCCGACGATCTCGACGAGGTGACGACATGCCGTTGACCGCAGACGACGTGGTCCAGAAGCGGTTCAACCCCACGAAGTTCCGTGAGGGCTACGACCAGGACGAGGTCGACGACTTCCTCGACGAGGTGGTCGCCGAGCTCCGCCGCCTCAACGAGGAGAACGAGGACCTCCGCCGCCAGCTCGCCGCGGCCGAGAGCCGGACCGGGGAGCCCCGCACCGAGGCCACCCCCGCCCCCGTGGCCGTGGCGGCCCCCGTCGAGGCGCCCGCCGCCCCCGCGGCACCGGCCGCCCCCGCGCCGTCCTCGGACAGCACCGGCGACGTGTCCGGCATGCTCGCCCTCGCGCAGCGCCTGCACGACGAGCACGTCCGCAACGGCGAGCAGGAGCGCGACCGCCTCATCACCGAGGCGCAGACCAACGCCACGCGCATGGTCCGCGAGGCCGAGGAGAAGCAGGCGCAGACGCTCGGCAGCCTCGAGCAGGAGCGCGCCCTCCTCGAGCGCAAGATCGACGAGCTCCGCGGCTTCGAGCGCGACTACCGCAGCCGGCTCAAGAGCTACCTGGAGAACCAGCTCCGCGATCTGGACAACAAGGGCCAGGTCGTCCCCGGCCGCACGCCCGGCGCCACGGGCTCGCGCGCCGCGGGTGACGACGGTGCCGCCACCGGCGGGTTCCCCTTCGGCGGCCAGAGCTGACCACCGCCCCCCGCACGTCCCCGAGGCCGCGCGCACGTCTGCTGGTCCTCGGGGTCGCGCTCGCCGCGGCCCTGCTCGCGGCTGACCAGGTCACCAAGCGGCTCGCGGAGCGCGGGCTCGAGCGGGGCGTCCGGGTCGACGTCCTCGGCGACGTGCTCGGCTTCCGCCTGTTCTACAACTCCGGCGCGGCGTTCAGCCTCGGCACCGGCATCACGCCGGTGCTGTCGGTGTTCGCCTGCCTGGCCGTGGTCGCGATCCTCGTCGCGCTCACCCGCTCCGGCAGCCTGCGCTGGTCCCTCGCGCTCGGCGCGCTGCTCGGCGGTGCGCTCGGCAACCTCACCGACCGGCTGCTCCGCCCGCCCGGACCGTTCCGGGGCGAGGTCGTCGACTTCATCGAGATCCCGTTCTCGTTCCCCATCTTCAACGTCGCCGACATGGCCGTCGTCGCGGGCGCGGTGTCCATCGTCCTGCTGTCGCTCGTCGGCCAGGAGCTCGGCGGCGGCCGCGCGCCCGCCCGTGCCGACGCGGGCACCGGCAGCGGCTCCGGCGCGGCTGCCGACGCCCGTGCTCCCCGCCCCACCGACCCCCCGAGGGACTCATGAGCGTCCGGTCCCTGCCCGTCCCCGACGGGCTCGACGGCGAGCGCGCCGACGCCGCCGTGTCCCGGTTGCTCGGGGTGTCCCGCACCCGGGCCGCCGAGCTAGCCGCGGCCGGCCACGTCCAGCTCGACGGCCGCCCGGTCGGTAAGTCCGACCGCCTGCTCGCCGGCGCGTGGCTCGAGGTCGAGATCCCCGAGGAGCCCGACGAGCCCGCGGTCGCCCAGCCCGTCCCCGGGATGACCGTCGTCCTCGACGACGACGACGTGGTGGTCGTCGACAAGCCGGTCGGCGTCGCCGCGCACCCCAGCCCCGGCTGGACCGGCCCGACCGTCGTCGGCGGCCTCACCGCGGCCGGCTACCGGATCAGCACCTCCGGCGCCGCCGAGCGCCAGGGCATCGTCCACCGGCTCGACGTCGGCACCTCCGGCCTCATGGCGGTCGCCAAGTCCGAGCGCGCCTACACCTCGCTCAAGGACCAGTTCCGCGAGCGCACGGTCGACAAGACGTACCACGCGCTGGTCCAGGGCCACCCCGACCCGAGCTCCGGCACCGTCGACGCGCCCGTCGGCCGGCACCGCACCCACTCCTACAAGTGGGCCGTGGTCGAGGACGGGAAGCCGTCGGTCACCCACTACGACACCCTCGAGGCCTTCCCGGCGGCGTCCCTGCTGGAGATCCACCTCGAGACGGGGCGGACCCACCAGATCCGGGTCCACATGTCCGCGCTGCGCCACCCCTGCGTGGGGGACCTCACCTACGGCGCCGACCCCGCCCTGGCCCTGCGCCTCGGGCTCGCCCGCCAGTGGCTCCACGCCCACCGCCTCGCCTTCGACCACCCCGGCACCGGCGAGCGCGTCCGCCTCGAGTCGCCCTACCCCGACGACCTCTCCCACGCCCTGGACGCCATCCGCCCGTAGGGGGTGGTGCGTCGGCGCCGGCCCGCCGGGGCCGCCAGGGCCTCCCGGACCGCCGGCGGGTGGCGGTCGCGTCGTCCGGGGTTGCTCCGGCGGCCTCGACCTTGCGGTGATGCGCGGTCTCAGGCGCGGAGCACCACGCATCGGCGCAAGGTGGCGGCCCGGCGTCCGGCCCGGCGCGGTCGCAGTACCGGACCAGGCCGGGGCGTGCGCCGGGACCGCCGGGACCGCCGGGACCGCCGGGACCGCCGGGACCGCCGGGACCGGGGCGGGGTGCCGCGTCGTCTTCGGACGCAGGCAGCCTCGACCTTGCAGCGATGCGCGGTCTTAGGCGCGGGGCACCACCCATCCGTGCAAGGTGGCGGCCCGCGGCGGCGGCCGACGATCGGCAAGGCGCAGTGTCCGACCGGCCGGGGCGTCCACAGGTCGGCGCGGGGACGGTTCGTCCACACCTGGGGCCACGGTCGCCGCGGGCGGCACGGTGTCCGCGGGACCGTCCCCCGGTGCCGGTCGTGTGGGACGCCTCTGTCGCCGCGCAGCACGGCATCGGCCGGGCGCGCCTGGAGGGGCGGTCCTTCGTCCGAGTCACCGCCAGCGCATACCTGCCGGTCGAGCAGGCGGACGACCTCCGGCTGCGCTGCCGGGCCCTGCAGCACGTCCGTCCGGACGCCGTGATGAGCCGGTGGACCGCGGCGGGTCTGCTCGGCCTCCCGCACCCGCCGACCCGTCGGGACGAGCCGTTGCACGCGGTAGTGCCCACGGGCACGGCGCCGCTGAGGCGCTCGGGCGTCCGCTCCCACCAGTCCCCGGCGCCGCTGACGTCGGTGGTGCTGGGCGGGGTCCGGCTCACGGCGCCGGTACGGACCTGGTGCGACCTGGCCCGCGACGGCGCCGGACTCCACGAGCTGGTGGTCGTGGCCGACGGCA comes from Aquipuribacter hungaricus and encodes:
- a CDS encoding YggT family protein, which encodes MGVVFGILAFVVFLYLVLLFARLVIGWIGVFARDWRPSGPLVVALEVVYSATDPPLNALRRVIPPLTIGSIRLDLGFMILFFVTIILYNLLTGLSRSV
- a CDS encoding DivIVA domain-containing protein, whose translation is MPLTADDVVQKRFNPTKFREGYDQDEVDDFLDEVVAELRRLNEENEDLRRQLAAAESRTGEPRTEATPAPVAVAAPVEAPAAPAAPAAPAPSSDSTGDVSGMLALAQRLHDEHVRNGEQERDRLITEAQTNATRMVREAEEKQAQTLGSLEQERALLERKIDELRGFERDYRSRLKSYLENQLRDLDNKGQVVPGRTPGATGSRAAGDDGAATGGFPFGGQS
- a CDS encoding signal peptidase II, producing MLAADQVTKRLAERGLERGVRVDVLGDVLGFRLFYNSGAAFSLGTGITPVLSVFACLAVVAILVALTRSGSLRWSLALGALLGGALGNLTDRLLRPPGPFRGEVVDFIEIPFSFPIFNVADMAVVAGAVSIVLLSLVGQELGGGRAPARADAGTGSGSGAAADARAPRPTDPPRDS
- a CDS encoding RluA family pseudouridine synthase; this encodes MSVRSLPVPDGLDGERADAAVSRLLGVSRTRAAELAAAGHVQLDGRPVGKSDRLLAGAWLEVEIPEEPDEPAVAQPVPGMTVVLDDDDVVVVDKPVGVAAHPSPGWTGPTVVGGLTAAGYRISTSGAAERQGIVHRLDVGTSGLMAVAKSERAYTSLKDQFRERTVDKTYHALVQGHPDPSSGTVDAPVGRHRTHSYKWAVVEDGKPSVTHYDTLEAFPAASLLEIHLETGRTHQIRVHMSALRHPCVGDLTYGADPALALRLGLARQWLHAHRLAFDHPGTGERVRLESPYPDDLSHALDAIRP
- a CDS encoding endonuclease domain-containing protein; amino-acid sequence: MPVVWDASVAAQHGIGRARLEGRSFVRVTASAYLPVEQADDLRLRCRALQHVRPDAVMSRWTAAGLLGLPHPPTRRDEPLHAVVPTGTAPLRRSGVRSHQSPAPLTSVVLGGVRLTAPVRTWCDLARDGAGLHELVVVADGMAQRWPATVPALTAALTAGRGRRGVRTARRAVELVDPRAESAMESWVRVVLAEAGLPRPVPQLVVRDERSRFVARVDLAWPRHRLVLEYDGDHHRDRATWVKDLRRREELERLGWTVLVVTAVDVLSSPASVVRRVASRLV